GGCTCGCCGAGAGCATGGCCCTGCTTGCCCGCCGGTCACCCCGGCGGGTGCACCTGGATGGGCTCGCGGCGGTTGACGTCGAACAACTGATCCGCACCTTCACCGGTACGGCTGTCGACCCGGACACGGTTGCGGCGTTGGCCGAGCGGACCGGTGGGAATCCGTTCTATGTGCGGGAGTCGGCCCGGTTGCTTGCTTCCGAGGGTGCGTTGGTGGCGACGTCGGAGGTGCCGGAGGGGGTTCGGGACGTGTTGCGTCGGCGTCTTTCCCGGTTGCCGGAGTCGGCGGTGGCGGTGTTGCGTCTGGCCGCTGTCGCGGGTCGGGAGGCGGATGTGGAGACGCTTGTCGAGGCCGCCGACGCCGACGAGGGCACTGTTCTGGACGGGTTGGAGGCGGGGTTGGTCGCGGGGTTGCTCGTCGAACCGGCGCCGGGGCGGGTGCGGTTCGTGCATGGTCTGGTCCGCGACACCATCTACACCGACCTGTCGCACCTGCGCCGGTCCCGGATGCATGCCCGGGTCGCGGCCTGTATCCGCCGGTTGCGTCCTGATGACTATCCGGCGTTGGCTCACCACTATGCCCGGGCGGCGTCGTCTGACACCGCCGGGCTCGCTGTCGACTACGCGGTCCGTGCGGCTGAGTTGGCGCAGCGGCGGTACGCGTACGACGCGGCGATCGAGACGCTGGGCAACGCGGTTGACGCCGTCGATGGCGTGGTCAGGGATCGTGACGCGTTGCGGGTGGATCTGCTGGGCCGTCTGTTGCGTGCCCAGGCGCGTGCCGGGGCGGTGGCCGCGGCCCGGGATTCTCGTGCCCGGGCGGTCGAGATCGCCGCCGACTCGGGTCGGGACGAGTTGCTCGTGGCTGCGTTCACCGCGTGGAAGGTCGCGACACCGTGGCTGATTCGCGCGTACGGGGTGGTGGACCACCGGATTGTCGAGTTGCTCACCAGGTTGTTGGGCAGGGACGACCTGGATCCGGTGGACCGTTGTCGGCTGCTGGAGGCGTTGACCAACGAGCTCGACGGCGAGGACGACCCCCGTGGCCCGGCGGCGGGGCTGGAGGCGCTGGGCATCTCGCGTGGGTTCGACGACCCCGAACTGCGTGCTCTCGGGCTCGCTGCCCGGCTCCGTACGATGCGGTTCGACCTGGAGGCGCCGCAGCGGCGGGACCTGGCGTGGGAACTTCGCGATCTCGCCACCGAGCATGGCCTGGTGACCTACCACTGGCTGGCCGAGCAGACGCTGAGCCAGAGCGCCACCGCGCTCAACCAACCAGAGGAACTACGCGCCAGCATCGCCCGGCAGGAAGCGATGGTCAGCACCTACCGGCTCCACGAGGCGATCGGGATCGGCCTCGCCACCCAGGCCGCACTCGCACACATCGCCGGCGACTTCACCACCGCGCAGCGCCGCTACGACGAGGCCGCCGAACAAATGCAACAACAGGGCTCACTACACGCCGACAGCCTCCGCTTCTTCTCCACCGCGATCCTGCTGACCACGCAGCGGCGCCTCGGTGAATACCTGGAGCCGATCCGAGCCGCGCGCGGGATATTCGGTCCGATCGTCGACGACCTGCTGGCGCTGGCGCTCATCGAGAGCGGCCGGGTCGAGGAGGCCAGGGTCACGCCGTTCGGTGTTCACTCCTATCGTCCCGATTACTTTCAGTCGGCACTTTTCACGGTGCGGGCGATGGTTGTCGTGGCGCTGGGCCGCACGGACCTGGCGCAGCCCGTCATCGACGAGCTGCTTCCGGTCCGGGAACAGTTGGCCGGTTTCTCCAGCACCGCGTTCACGTTGCGCCCGGTGGCGTTGACGCTCGGCGAGCTGTTCCGCCTGCAGGGCCGTACCGAGGAGGCGGCGCGGCACTTCGCGCTGGCGGCGGAGGTGGCCCGCCGGTGGGACGCGCCGTACTGGCTGGCGGAGGCGGAGTCCGCGCTCGCCGCCTGACCCCGGCAGGCCGATTAGCAGATTCCAAGCTGGCTGCAAGTGGTACGGATCAGGCTTGGTTGAACAGTACGATGCCACACCCGTGTCCCGGAGGGCGTTATGTCCCGCGCGTGCCCTTCCTGGGTGCTTCCTGCGCCGAAGCCAACGTCGTCGTGCACTGTCCGCGAGTGCTCGGCCCGGTGGTGCCGGGGGGCACCGCACGGCAGGCTCCCCGCGTCGCGCGACACCGGGTGTTCTCAGCGCCGGCACACGTTACCGGTGACACGGCATTCGTCACGTCCGAATCGTGCCCACCGCCGCCGGTTTCGTTTCCGGTCGGGCGGTGCCGAGTCAACCAACGAACACTGGAGTGAAGAGACATGCCCAGCGCTGCCACACCGATGGCCGACAGCCGTGACATGTATATGGTGCACACCGTCTTCCGGCGTGAGTTCGGAGCGGCCCCACAGGTGATCCGGAACGTGGCGGACGGGGACGTCAAGCGCGCACGGTTGGTCGCCGACCATGTGGAGCTGCTTACCTTTTTGCTGAACACGCACCACAAGGGTGAGGACGATCTGGTCTGGCCGAAGCTGCTTGAGCGCGGCGCAACCGAGATCGCTCCGATGGTCGAGACGATGGAGCGTCAGCACGAAGCGATCCACGGCCCGCTGGATGAGGTGGACGCGAAGCTCGGCCAGTGGCGCCGGACGGCGGATGCCATCGAGCGCGACGCGCTCGCGGCGGCCGTCGAGCGGCTCATCCCGCCGCTGTTGGAGCACCTGGCCACGGAGGAAGCCAACCTCCTGTCACTGATCGACAAGCACCTGACGGCTGCCGAATGGGCCGAGGTCGCTGCCGCCAGCATGGGCAAGCTCCCGAAGGGCAAGCTGCCGCTCTCCTTCGGCATGGCACTCTAC
The Micromonospora pisi DNA segment above includes these coding regions:
- a CDS encoding hemerythrin domain-containing protein encodes the protein MPSAATPMADSRDMYMVHTVFRREFGAAPQVIRNVADGDVKRARLVADHVELLTFLLNTHHKGEDDLVWPKLLERGATEIAPMVETMERQHEAIHGPLDEVDAKLGQWRRTADAIERDALAAAVERLIPPLLEHLATEEANLLSLIDKHLTAAEWAEVAAASMGKLPKGKLPLSFGMALYEAEPEHVQVLKEAVPTPVWFVFSRLGPRAYANHSRRIHGTATPARFAG
- a CDS encoding BTAD domain-containing putative transcriptional regulator; the protein is MLGPFEVEVDGGDAVDLGGPRQRAVLALLLSARGEVVSVDRMIDDLWRGEAPPRAIASLQAYVSNLRRLLEPSRERGTPGRLLVTAPPGYAIRVPPDAVDAWRFEGLLAEARSVSVTDPVHARRLLEAGLGLWRGDAYAEFVGEPWAQSEVLRLGELRLVARELLLDVRLRTGSAAEAVPEAEVLTRQAPLREESWRLLALALWRTGRQGDALAALRRARVTLVEELGLDPGPALVELENAILGQRLHLLPPPATAGALVPHAGTEPPSLVPPVDPLPEVSPEELFVGREAELAVLGEAAAEAVSGGPRIVLLTGEAGAGKTSVLSRFRRELAGQGWLVTVGRCPEVEGAPPAWAWVEVLRQLAEEVPPGDLASALAPLLDDTDPGSGGDVAAGRFRLHRAVVMWLRAAAARRPVAILLDDLHAADAETLLLLTSAAELTDVAILFVAAFRPADNRDRLAESMALLARRSPRRVHLDGLAAVDVEQLIRTFTGTAVDPDTVAALAERTGGNPFYVRESARLLASEGALVATSEVPEGVRDVLRRRLSRLPESAVAVLRLAAVAGREADVETLVEAADADEGTVLDGLEAGLVAGLLVEPAPGRVRFVHGLVRDTIYTDLSHLRRSRMHARVAACIRRLRPDDYPALAHHYARAASSDTAGLAVDYAVRAAELAQRRYAYDAAIETLGNAVDAVDGVVRDRDALRVDLLGRLLRAQARAGAVAAARDSRARAVEIAADSGRDELLVAAFTAWKVATPWLIRAYGVVDHRIVELLTRLLGRDDLDPVDRCRLLEALTNELDGEDDPRGPAAGLEALGISRGFDDPELRALGLAARLRTMRFDLEAPQRRDLAWELRDLATEHGLVTYHWLAEQTLSQSATALNQPEELRASIARQEAMVSTYRLHEAIGIGLATQAALAHIAGDFTTAQRRYDEAAEQMQQQGSLHADSLRFFSTAILLTTQRRLGEYLEPIRAARGIFGPIVDDLLALALIESGRVEEARVTPFGVHSYRPDYFQSALFTVRAMVVVALGRTDLAQPVIDELLPVREQLAGFSSTAFTLRPVALTLGELFRLQGRTEEAARHFALAAEVARRWDAPYWLAEAESALAA